The Burkholderia mayonis genome window below encodes:
- a CDS encoding CoA transferase, whose translation MNPRHALTHLWHLAGGDPAALERVDLDGDDPCLPSVHRVGTLAAASIAAAGLAAAECDRVRTERAQRVRVSVRHALAAFRSERYLRVDGRAPPEPRHPVTGFYETRAARWIQLHANFPHHWQGVLDVFGCGGERERVAAAIRGRDGEALDAELADAGLCAALIRSPDEWQAHEQARALARRPLFEIERIGDSPQRPIGSGAAAQPLSGARALDLTRIIAGPVAGRTLAAHGAQTLLVTGPHLPNIPAFVIDNGRGKRSAFVDLCDAAGRAALDALASQADVFVQSYRPGALDACGFGAHDLARRHPGMVCVSVCAYGGDGPWAARRGFDSLVQSASGIAWVERQAAGGRVPRHLPCQALDHATGYLAAFGAMTALVRRAREGGSWHVRVSLAQTGRWLQSFGLVEGGERVPDTTLDDVQDCLDDALASPFGAVRGVRPAERLSATPPRFARGSVPLGSDAPRWLP comes from the coding sequence ATGAACCCCCGGCACGCATTGACGCATCTGTGGCATCTCGCGGGCGGCGATCCGGCCGCGCTCGAGCGCGTCGATCTCGACGGCGACGATCCGTGCCTGCCGTCGGTCCATCGGGTCGGCACGCTCGCGGCGGCCTCGATCGCGGCGGCGGGCCTCGCCGCCGCCGAATGCGATCGCGTGCGAACGGAGCGCGCGCAGCGCGTCCGCGTATCGGTGCGGCACGCGCTCGCGGCGTTTCGCAGCGAACGGTATCTGCGCGTCGACGGCCGCGCGCCGCCCGAGCCGCGGCATCCCGTCACCGGCTTCTACGAGACGCGCGCCGCGCGCTGGATCCAGTTGCACGCGAATTTCCCGCATCACTGGCAAGGCGTGCTCGACGTGTTCGGCTGCGGCGGCGAGCGCGAACGGGTCGCAGCGGCGATTCGCGGCCGGGACGGCGAGGCGCTCGACGCCGAGCTCGCCGATGCGGGCTTGTGCGCGGCACTGATACGGTCTCCCGACGAATGGCAGGCGCACGAGCAGGCGCGCGCGCTCGCGCGGCGGCCGCTCTTCGAGATCGAGCGGATCGGCGATTCGCCGCAGCGGCCAATCGGCTCGGGGGCGGCCGCGCAGCCGCTGTCCGGCGCGCGCGCGCTCGATCTGACGCGGATCATCGCAGGGCCCGTCGCGGGACGCACGCTCGCCGCGCACGGCGCGCAGACGCTGCTCGTCACCGGCCCACATCTGCCGAACATTCCCGCTTTCGTGATCGACAACGGCCGAGGCAAGCGTTCGGCGTTCGTCGATCTGTGCGACGCGGCGGGCCGGGCGGCGCTCGATGCGCTCGCGTCGCAAGCGGACGTGTTCGTGCAGTCGTATCGGCCGGGTGCGCTCGATGCGTGCGGCTTCGGCGCGCACGATCTCGCGCGGCGTCATCCGGGCATGGTCTGCGTATCGGTGTGTGCATACGGCGGCGACGGCCCGTGGGCGGCGCGGCGCGGCTTCGACAGTCTCGTGCAGTCGGCGAGCGGCATCGCGTGGGTCGAACGGCAGGCGGCGGGCGGGCGCGTGCCCAGGCATCTGCCGTGTCAGGCGCTCGATCACGCGACCGGCTATCTCGCCGCGTTCGGCGCGATGACGGCGCTCGTGCGGCGCGCGCGGGAAGGCGGCAGTTGGCACGTGCGCGTGTCGCTCGCGCAGACGGGGCGGTGGCTGCAGTCGTTCGGTCTCGTCGAAGGCGGCGAGCGCGTGCCCGACACGACGCTCGACGATGTGCAGGATTGTCTCGACGACGCGCTCGCATCGCCGTTCGGCGCGGTGCGCGGCGTGCGGCCGGCGGAGAGGCTGTCGGCGACGCCGCCGCGCTTCGCGCGCGGATCCGTGCCGCTCGGCAGCGATGCGCCGCGCTGGCTGCCGTGA
- a CDS encoding GntR family transcriptional regulator, with protein sequence MKPSTEDRWSNLRPDPDNDTPLYLQLARKLGDAIHDNRWTAGEALPSERLLAESLGVSRITARKAIALLVEQGLIRRTQGAGNFIQPRYEDPLSRLSSFSEMLKRRGFTPSSTWIAREIQPANRDEVIQLGLSPAASVTRLKRLRLADGIVMAVENSTFPATIVPDPQAIGDSLYSYLEQRGTPIVRALQHFRAVNATDEIARQMGIAPHDALLLITRIGFTHDQRAIELTDTYCRNDYYDFVVELRK encoded by the coding sequence ATGAAGCCATCGACGGAAGACCGCTGGTCCAACCTGCGCCCCGACCCCGACAACGACACGCCGCTCTATCTGCAACTCGCACGCAAGCTCGGCGACGCGATCCACGACAACCGCTGGACCGCGGGCGAAGCGCTACCGTCGGAGCGATTGCTCGCGGAGTCGCTCGGCGTGTCGCGGATCACCGCGCGCAAGGCGATCGCGCTCCTCGTCGAACAAGGGCTCATCCGGCGCACGCAAGGCGCGGGCAACTTCATCCAGCCGCGCTATGAAGATCCGCTGTCGCGGCTGTCGAGCTTCAGCGAAATGCTGAAGCGCCGCGGCTTCACGCCGAGCTCGACGTGGATCGCGCGCGAGATCCAGCCCGCGAACCGCGACGAGGTGATCCAGCTCGGGCTGTCGCCCGCCGCGTCGGTCACGCGCCTGAAGCGCCTGCGGCTCGCGGACGGCATCGTGATGGCGGTCGAGAACTCGACGTTTCCCGCCACGATCGTTCCCGATCCGCAGGCGATCGGCGATTCGCTGTACAGCTATCTCGAGCAGCGCGGCACGCCGATCGTGCGCGCACTGCAGCACTTCCGCGCGGTCAACGCGACCGACGAGATCGCCCGGCAGATGGGCATCGCGCCGCACGACGCGCTCCTGCTCATCACGCGGATCGGCTTCACACACGATCAGCGCGCGATCGAGCTCACCGACACTTACTGTCGAAACGATTATTACGATTTCGTCGTCGAGCTGCGCAAGTAG
- a CDS encoding aldo/keto reductase translates to MTSMLETIALPGGEHIPKLGQGTWEMGERHAKRAAEIAALREGVDLGMTLIDTAEMYGDGATETLVGEALAGVRDDLFVVSKVLPHRASRAGVVAACEASLKRLRTDRIDLYLLHWRGSIPLAETLAGFETLRDAGKIRYWGVSNFDVGDMEELAAVAGGVACATNQILYNLARRGPEFDLLPWLARRKMPAMAYSPIDHMRLPKRTTLDDIARERGVSPMRVALAWVLRQPNVLAIPKTASVEHVRDNRASLDLVLDDGELARLDVHFEPPRGKQPLEML, encoded by the coding sequence ATGACCAGCATGCTCGAAACCATCGCGCTGCCCGGCGGCGAACACATACCGAAGCTCGGGCAGGGCACCTGGGAAATGGGCGAGCGGCACGCGAAGCGCGCGGCCGAGATCGCTGCGCTGCGCGAGGGCGTCGACCTCGGAATGACGCTCATCGATACCGCGGAGATGTACGGCGACGGCGCGACCGAGACGCTCGTCGGCGAAGCGCTCGCCGGCGTGCGCGACGACCTCTTCGTCGTCAGCAAGGTCTTGCCGCATCGTGCGAGCCGCGCGGGCGTCGTCGCCGCGTGCGAGGCGAGCCTGAAGCGCCTGCGCACCGACCGCATCGATCTCTATCTGCTGCACTGGCGCGGTTCGATTCCGCTCGCGGAGACGCTTGCCGGCTTCGAGACGCTGCGCGACGCGGGCAAGATCCGCTATTGGGGCGTCAGCAATTTCGACGTCGGCGACATGGAGGAACTCGCAGCCGTCGCGGGCGGCGTTGCCTGCGCGACGAATCAGATTCTCTACAACCTCGCGCGCCGCGGCCCCGAGTTCGATCTCTTGCCATGGCTCGCGCGTCGCAAGATGCCGGCGATGGCGTACAGCCCGATCGATCACATGCGGCTGCCGAAGCGTACGACGCTCGACGACATCGCGCGCGAGCGCGGCGTGTCGCCGATGCGCGTCGCGCTCGCGTGGGTGCTTAGGCAACCGAACGTTCTGGCGATTCCGAAGACGGCCAGCGTCGAGCACGTGCGCGACAATCGCGCGTCGCTCGATCTCGTGCTCGACGATGGCGAGCTCGCGCGGCTCGATGTGCACTTCGAGCCGCCGCGCGGCAAGCAGCCGCTCGAAATGCTGTAG
- the fusA gene encoding elongation factor G, producing the protein MPRKTPIERYRNIGISAHIDAGKTTTTERILFYTGVSHKIGEVHDGAATMDWMEQEQERGITITSAATTAFWKGMAGNYPEHRINIIDTPGHVDFTIEVERSMRVLDGACMVYDSVGGVQPQSETVWRQANKYKVPRIAFVNKMDRVGADFFRVQRQIGERLKGVAVPIQIPIGAEEHFQGVVDLVKMKAIIWDDESQGVKFTYEEIPENLRASAEEWRDKMVEAAAEASEELLEKYLTDHHSLTENEIKAALRKRTIANEIVPMLCGSAFKNKGVQAMLDAVIDYLPSPADVPAIMGHDLDDKEAERHPNDDEPFSALAFKIMTDPFVGQLIFFRVYSGVVESGDTVLNPTKDKKERLGRILQMHANERKEIKEVRAGDIAAAVGLKEATTGDTLCDPAKPIILEKMEFPEPVISQAVEPKTKVDQEKMGLALNRLAQEDPSFRVQTDEESGQTIISGMGELHLEIIVDRMKREFGVEATVGKPQVAYRETVRTAAEDVEGKFVKQSGGRGQYGHAVIKLEPNPGKGYEFLDEIKGGVIPREFIPAVDKGIQETLKSGVLAGYPVVDVKVHLTFGSYHDVDSNENAFRMAGSIAFKEAMRRAKPVLLEPMMAVEVETPEDFMGNVMGDLSSRRGIVQGMEDIAGGGGKLVRAEVPLAEMFGYSTSLRSATQGRATYTMEFKHYAETPNNVSEAVINAKQVGRG; encoded by the coding sequence CACGATGGACTGGATGGAGCAGGAGCAGGAGCGCGGCATCACGATCACGTCCGCGGCGACGACGGCGTTCTGGAAAGGCATGGCCGGCAATTATCCGGAGCATCGGATCAACATCATCGACACGCCGGGCCACGTCGACTTCACGATCGAAGTCGAGCGCTCGATGCGCGTGCTCGACGGCGCGTGCATGGTCTACGACTCGGTCGGCGGCGTGCAGCCGCAGTCCGAAACCGTATGGCGCCAGGCGAACAAGTACAAGGTGCCGCGAATCGCGTTCGTCAACAAGATGGACCGCGTCGGCGCGGATTTCTTCCGCGTGCAGCGGCAGATCGGCGAGCGCCTGAAGGGCGTCGCGGTGCCGATCCAGATTCCGATCGGCGCGGAAGAGCACTTCCAGGGCGTCGTCGACCTCGTGAAGATGAAAGCGATCATCTGGGACGACGAAAGCCAGGGCGTCAAGTTCACGTACGAGGAGATCCCCGAGAACCTGCGCGCGAGCGCCGAGGAATGGCGCGACAAGATGGTCGAGGCGGCCGCCGAGGCGAGCGAGGAATTGCTCGAAAAATACCTGACCGACCATCACTCGCTGACCGAGAACGAGATCAAGGCCGCGCTGCGCAAGCGCACGATCGCCAACGAGATCGTGCCGATGCTCTGCGGCAGCGCGTTCAAGAACAAGGGCGTGCAGGCGATGCTCGACGCCGTGATCGACTACCTGCCGTCGCCCGCCGACGTGCCCGCGATCATGGGCCACGATCTCGACGACAAGGAAGCGGAACGCCATCCGAACGACGACGAGCCGTTCTCCGCGCTCGCGTTCAAGATCATGACCGATCCGTTCGTCGGCCAGCTGATCTTCTTCCGCGTCTATTCGGGCGTCGTCGAATCGGGCGACACGGTGCTGAACCCGACAAAGGACAAGAAGGAACGGCTCGGCCGCATCCTGCAGATGCACGCGAACGAGCGCAAGGAAATCAAGGAGGTGCGCGCGGGCGACATCGCGGCCGCGGTCGGCCTGAAGGAGGCGACGACGGGCGACACGCTGTGCGACCCGGCGAAGCCGATCATCCTCGAGAAGATGGAATTTCCCGAGCCGGTGATCTCGCAGGCGGTCGAGCCGAAGACGAAGGTCGACCAGGAGAAGATGGGCCTCGCGCTCAATCGCCTCGCGCAGGAAGATCCGTCGTTCCGCGTGCAGACCGACGAGGAATCCGGACAGACGATCATCTCCGGGATGGGCGAGCTGCACCTCGAGATCATCGTCGACCGGATGAAGCGCGAGTTCGGCGTCGAGGCGACGGTCGGCAAGCCGCAGGTCGCGTATCGCGAGACGGTGCGCACCGCCGCGGAGGATGTCGAGGGCAAGTTCGTCAAGCAGTCGGGCGGCCGCGGCCAGTACGGCCATGCGGTGATCAAGCTCGAGCCGAACCCGGGCAAGGGTTATGAGTTCCTCGACGAGATCAAGGGCGGCGTGATTCCGCGCGAGTTCATCCCGGCCGTCGACAAGGGCATCCAGGAGACGCTGAAGAGCGGCGTGCTCGCCGGCTACCCGGTCGTCGACGTAAAGGTGCACCTGACGTTCGGCTCGTACCACGACGTCGACTCGAACGAAAACGCGTTCCGGATGGCCGGTTCGATAGCGTTCAAGGAAGCGATGCGCCGCGCGAAGCCGGTGCTGCTCGAACCGATGATGGCGGTCGAAGTCGAGACGCCCGAGGACTTCATGGGCAACGTGATGGGCGATCTGTCGAGCCGGCGCGGCATCGTGCAGGGGATGGAAGACATCGCGGGCGGCGGCGGCAAGCTCGTGCGCGCCGAGGTGCCGCTCGCCGAGATGTTCGGCTATTCGACGTCGCTGCGTTCGGCAACGCAGGGCCGCGCGACCTACACGATGGAGTTCAAGCATTACGCGGAAACGCCCAATAACGTGTCGGAAGCCGTCATCAACGCGAAGCAGGTCGGCCGCGGCTGA